TCTCTAAAAGCTTTGGAATTTTTGTATATCTCTTCTAGGACAGAACAGTGCAAATTCAATTCAATATAAGGATAGAGTGCAGTCTAATCATCGACTGATAATTTTGAATATATTACAACCTCTTAAATTATCAGAAGAAGTAGTGCAACATTTCAACTCCATTGATTCGGAAAGGAAAAATGTTTTACGTAAATACTTGAAAGATATAAATTCAGCCATGAAAGATAGCTGGATTAAGAAGCTTTCAGATCTTAAATTAAAATATGAAAAAACCGGAATTCAGGTAATTACGAAAATAATCGAAGGCACTCATTCAAGTCGCGTCATTGCGTATAATATTGTCAAATTCGCTGAAGATCAGAAGGTGGACATGATTACAATTGGATGTGTTGGAATAGGCGGTTTCCATGAGAAAAAATCACTAGGAAGCGTAACAAGGAATGTTTCAGAGATATCTACTCGACCTGTATTAATAGTTCCT
This Candidatus Nitrosocosmicus oleophilus DNA region includes the following protein-coding sequences:
- a CDS encoding universal stress protein, with the translated sequence MQSNHRLIILNILQPLKLSEEVVQHFNSIDSERKNVLRKYLKDINSAMKDSWIKKLSDLKLKYEKTGIQVITKIIEGTHSSRVIAYNIVKFAEDQKVDMITIGCVGIGGFHEKKSLGSVTRNVSEISTRPVLIVP